In the Piscinibacter sp. XHJ-5 genome, one interval contains:
- a CDS encoding glycosyltransferase gives METLNAYESVVGPQAIAQLRKAAEPLAGRRVKMVNSTAVGGGVAEILHRLVPLLNELGIHTEWRVMEGDAEFFRVTKLFHYALQGDPTDIGADDLEIFLDTNRRNLVELAGDEDVVVIHDPQPLALIEARAKAPASRWVWRCHIDVSRPQPQLWEFLKPFVARYDAAIYSSDRFRQRMSMPEHVFCPPIDPLSDKNIELSAAAIDKVFARLGVPRDKPIVTQVSRFDRLKDPIGVVRAFRIARRHVDCRLVLVGGVADDDPDGALVLAEVLEEANGDPDIHVLGGRLYEDRDINALVRGSAIVLQKSLREGFGLTVAEAMWKGKPVIASAVGGLPLQVIDDVTGVLVSSVEETAAQIRALLGDPQRMRKLGEAGRRHVAREFLITRNLGRWLDLLGQLDADRAPPRSRRSVAPQGRGFGERDGAR, from the coding sequence ATGGAGACACTCAACGCATACGAATCGGTCGTCGGACCCCAGGCCATCGCGCAACTTCGCAAGGCGGCCGAGCCGCTGGCGGGGCGGCGCGTCAAGATGGTGAACTCCACGGCCGTCGGCGGCGGCGTGGCCGAGATCCTTCACCGGCTCGTCCCGCTGCTCAACGAGCTCGGCATCCACACCGAGTGGCGCGTGATGGAAGGCGACGCGGAGTTCTTTCGCGTCACCAAGCTGTTCCACTACGCGCTGCAGGGCGACCCGACCGACATCGGCGCGGACGACCTCGAGATCTTTCTCGACACCAACCGCCGCAACCTCGTCGAGCTCGCGGGCGACGAGGACGTCGTCGTCATTCACGACCCCCAGCCGCTCGCGTTGATCGAGGCACGCGCCAAGGCGCCGGCGAGCCGATGGGTGTGGCGCTGCCACATCGACGTGTCGCGGCCGCAGCCGCAGCTGTGGGAGTTCCTCAAGCCCTTCGTCGCCCGCTACGACGCGGCCATCTACTCGTCGGATCGCTTCCGCCAGCGCATGTCGATGCCCGAGCATGTGTTCTGCCCGCCGATCGACCCGCTGTCCGACAAGAACATCGAGCTGTCGGCGGCGGCGATCGACAAGGTGTTCGCGCGGCTCGGCGTGCCGCGCGACAAGCCCATCGTGACCCAGGTGTCCCGGTTCGATCGCCTGAAGGATCCGATCGGCGTGGTGCGCGCGTTCCGCATCGCGCGCCGCCATGTGGACTGTCGGCTCGTGCTCGTCGGCGGTGTGGCCGACGACGATCCCGATGGTGCGCTGGTGCTGGCCGAGGTGCTGGAGGAAGCGAACGGCGACCCCGACATCCACGTGCTCGGCGGCCGGCTCTACGAGGACCGGGACATCAATGCGCTGGTGCGCGGCTCGGCCATCGTCTTGCAGAAGTCGTTGCGCGAAGGCTTCGGACTCACCGTGGCCGAGGCGATGTGGAAGGGCAAGCCGGTCATCGCGAGCGCGGTGGGCGGGCTGCCGCTGCAGGTGATCGACGACGTGACGGGCGTGCTCGTCTCGTCGGTGGAGGAAACCGCTGCCCAGATCAGGGCGCTGCTCGGCGATCCGCAGCGCATGCGCAAGCTCGGCGAGGCGGGTCGCCGGCACGTCGCGCGGGAATTCCTCATCACGCGCAACCTGGGTCGCTGGCTCGATCTGCTGGGACAGCTCGATGCGGATCGCGCGCCGCC
- a CDS encoding dihydrodipicolinate synthase family protein, giving the protein MPTIQNYRGIIPAIACPFTPDHKIDERALRRLASWLARQPGVVAVMTNGHTGEVFSLMPRERAQVTRIVADELKGRLPVISSIVCEGIGDAKEHAALAREAGAQALDVMPPHHWLRFGFRPDHVTEYFSAIAETGLDLVAHVYPAWTRASYSSATLAQLARMPQVQAFKVGQRDMNRYASDIKAIREADASKAILTCHDEYLLATMVQGVDGALVGFATFIPGLINDLWEAVKAGDLKRAMKIQDLITPLKDAVYGGGEPTGEAHARMKAGMYLAGVIDDPTVRPPTEAPSEAEMQALRKALANASLLQR; this is encoded by the coding sequence GTGCCCACGATCCAGAACTACCGCGGAATCATTCCGGCCATCGCCTGTCCGTTCACGCCCGACCACAAGATCGACGAGCGCGCCCTGCGTCGCCTGGCGTCGTGGCTGGCCAGGCAGCCCGGCGTTGTCGCGGTGATGACCAACGGCCACACCGGCGAGGTGTTCTCGCTGATGCCGCGCGAGCGCGCGCAGGTGACCCGCATCGTCGCCGACGAGCTCAAGGGCAGGCTGCCGGTGATCTCGTCCATCGTCTGCGAAGGCATCGGCGACGCGAAGGAGCACGCCGCGCTGGCGCGCGAGGCCGGCGCCCAGGCGCTGGACGTGATGCCGCCGCACCACTGGCTGCGCTTCGGCTTCCGCCCCGATCACGTCACCGAGTACTTCTCGGCCATCGCCGAGACAGGTCTCGACCTGGTCGCTCACGTCTACCCGGCGTGGACCCGCGCGTCGTACTCGTCGGCCACGCTGGCGCAGCTGGCCCGCATGCCGCAGGTCCAGGCCTTCAAGGTCGGCCAGCGCGACATGAACCGCTATGCAAGCGACATCAAGGCCATCCGCGAGGCGGACGCCTCCAAGGCCATCCTCACCTGCCACGACGAGTACCTGCTCGCCACCATGGTGCAGGGTGTCGACGGCGCGCTGGTCGGCTTCGCGACCTTCATCCCCGGCCTGATCAACGACCTGTGGGAGGCGGTGAAGGCCGGCGACCTGAAGCGGGCGATGAAGATCCAGGACCTCATCACGCCGCTGAAGGACGCCGTCTACGGCGGCGGCGAGCCCACCGGCGAAGCGCACGCGCGCATGAAGGCCGGCATGTACCTCGCCGGAGTGATCGACGACCCGACCGTGCGTCCGCCGACCGAAGCGCCGAGCGAGGCCGAGATGCAGGCGTTGCGCAAGGCGCTGGCCAATGCCTCCCTTCTGCAGCGCTGA
- a CDS encoding mandelate racemase/muconate lactonizing enzyme family protein: MKIIDILEVTRPIKSNIRNAYIDFSKMTLSLVAVVTDVVRDGRRVVGYGFNSNGRYGQGALIRERFRPRVLEAEPGSLLDEQRDNLDPHKVWAAMMTNEKPGGHGERSVAVGTIDMAVWDAVAKIEGKPLFQLLAERYGNGTPDRKVFVYAAGGYYWPGQGLEGLEREMRSYLDRGYSVVKKKIGGASLAEDRKRIEAVLRLLGPGQRLAVDANGRFDLKTAIEYAKALSEYDLFWYEEAGDPLDYALQAELANHYAGPMATGENLFSMQDARNLIRYGGMRPDRDWLQFDCALSYGLVEYLRTLQMLKEHGWSPARCIPHGGHQMSLAIAAGLGLGGNESYPDLFQPYGGFPDGVKVDNSIVTLPELPGIGFEGKADLYREMCALAA, encoded by the coding sequence ATGAAGATCATCGACATCCTCGAAGTCACCCGCCCCATCAAGTCCAACATCCGCAACGCCTACATCGACTTCTCGAAGATGACCCTGAGCCTGGTGGCGGTGGTGACCGACGTCGTGCGCGACGGCAGGCGCGTCGTGGGCTACGGCTTCAACTCCAACGGGCGCTACGGCCAGGGCGCGCTCATCCGCGAGCGCTTCCGCCCGCGCGTGCTCGAAGCCGAGCCGGGCAGCCTGCTCGACGAGCAGCGCGACAACCTCGATCCGCACAAGGTGTGGGCCGCGATGATGACCAACGAGAAGCCGGGCGGACACGGCGAGCGCTCGGTGGCGGTCGGCACCATCGACATGGCGGTGTGGGATGCCGTGGCCAAGATCGAGGGCAAGCCGCTGTTCCAGCTGCTCGCCGAGCGCTACGGCAACGGCACGCCCGACCGCAAGGTCTTCGTCTATGCCGCCGGCGGCTACTACTGGCCCGGCCAGGGCCTCGAAGGGCTGGAGCGCGAGATGCGCAGCTACCTCGACCGCGGCTATTCGGTGGTCAAGAAGAAGATCGGCGGCGCCTCGCTGGCCGAGGACCGCAAGCGCATCGAGGCGGTGCTTCGGCTGCTGGGTCCCGGCCAGAGGCTGGCCGTCGATGCGAACGGCCGCTTCGACCTGAAGACCGCCATCGAGTACGCCAAGGCGCTGTCCGAGTACGACCTGTTCTGGTACGAGGAAGCCGGCGACCCGCTGGACTACGCGCTGCAGGCCGAGCTCGCGAACCACTATGCGGGCCCGATGGCCACCGGCGAGAACCTGTTCTCCATGCAGGACGCCCGCAACCTCATCCGCTACGGCGGCATGCGGCCCGACCGCGACTGGCTGCAGTTCGACTGCGCCCTGAGCTACGGCCTGGTGGAGTACCTGCGCACGCTGCAGATGCTGAAGGAGCACGGCTGGTCGCCTGCGCGCTGCATTCCCCACGGCGGCCACCAGATGTCGCTGGCCATCGCCGCCGGCCTGGGGCTGGGCGGCAACGAGTCCTACCCCGATCTGTTCCAGCCGTACGGCGGATTTCCCGATGGCGTGAAGGTCGACAACAGCATCGTCACGCTGCCCGAGCTGCCGGGAATCGGGTTCGAGGGAAAGGCCGACCTGTACCGCGAGATGTGCGCGCTGGCCGCGTGA
- a CDS encoding tripartite tricarboxylate transporter substrate binding protein, whose product MQRRHFIRAAAVAAAMLAGSAAVLADTYPSKPITMIIPFPPGGTLDVVGRMLAQKLGEQMGQAFVVENRPGGAGTIGAIAVQKAPADGYTLLFSPSTLTTTPMTMKSAPYDVLKDFAPVALVAKAPLAIAVNKNLPITDVKSLVAHAKANPGKLSFAIGSTGSAGHLSTELLRRASGIEYLIVPYKGSAPAYQDLIGGQIDGFIDPILGSAPYAKAGQVRVIAVTSKARLPGQPEVPAVSETVPGYEFYSWYGLWGPARLPAEVAQRLNAEVNKALATDMRNKLEQQGLLLTPGSIDDFVHFEREDMARAAKIIAEGKIRAE is encoded by the coding sequence ATGCAACGCAGACACTTCATTCGCGCCGCTGCGGTCGCCGCCGCGATGCTGGCGGGCAGCGCGGCCGTCCTGGCCGACACCTACCCGTCCAAGCCCATCACCATGATCATCCCCTTCCCGCCCGGCGGCACGCTGGACGTGGTGGGGCGCATGCTGGCGCAGAAGCTCGGCGAGCAGATGGGCCAGGCCTTCGTGGTCGAGAACCGGCCCGGAGGCGCCGGCACGATAGGCGCGATCGCGGTGCAGAAGGCGCCGGCCGACGGCTACACGCTGCTGTTCAGCCCGTCGACGCTGACGACCACGCCGATGACGATGAAGTCCGCGCCGTACGACGTGCTCAAGGATTTCGCGCCGGTGGCGCTGGTGGCCAAGGCGCCGCTGGCGATCGCCGTCAACAAGAATCTTCCGATCACCGACGTCAAGAGCCTGGTCGCCCACGCCAAGGCCAACCCCGGCAAGCTCAGCTTCGCGATCGGCTCCACCGGCTCGGCCGGGCACCTGTCGACCGAGCTGCTGCGGCGCGCCAGCGGCATCGAGTACCTCATCGTTCCGTACAAGGGGTCGGCGCCGGCCTACCAGGACCTGATCGGCGGACAGATCGACGGCTTCATCGACCCCATCCTCGGCTCGGCGCCGTACGCCAAGGCCGGGCAGGTGCGGGTGATCGCCGTCACGTCCAAGGCGCGACTGCCCGGCCAGCCCGAGGTGCCGGCCGTCAGCGAGACCGTGCCGGGCTACGAGTTCTACAGCTGGTACGGCCTCTGGGGCCCGGCCAGGCTGCCGGCGGAGGTGGCGCAGCGCCTGAATGCGGAAGTCAACAAGGCGCTGGCCACCGACATGCGAAACAAGCTCGAGCAGCAGGGGCTGCTGCTCACGCCGGGGTCCATCGACGACTTCGTGCACTTCGAGCGAGAGGACATGGCACGCGCCGCGAAGATCATCGCCGAGGGGAAGATTCGTGCCGAATGA
- the opgC gene encoding OpgC domain-containing protein, with product MTAAPDAARRWEVDALRGLMLVLMTLTHMPTRWADALGQPFGFVSAAEGFVLLSGYMAGLVYTQRQRRDGDEMMRKAFLQRAVKVYACQVGLLLFLFTVISVIGVAASQPAVTDLLSFYLDEPAKAFLAGLALVYNPPLLDILPLYVLFLVLSPLLLLHGAHDHWGAILVGSVALWAGAQFGLGDLLYRLIAPATQVPVEQTGSFSVLAWQVLWVVGLWMGAREASGRPLVHQWPPVLVTAALVYALVSLAWRHSVGQVPTQPWAVTLFDKWHLGPARLLNVIAMLLLVLRFGPRLSARLGGMRVLETLGAASLPVFCAHLVLALLALALVGAPTASRPWTVDAAILLSTFTALYAVACVALDLDRRAASARRRWSARQASRQPATRSGVRR from the coding sequence ATGACTGCGGCACCGGACGCGGCTCGACGTTGGGAGGTCGATGCGCTGCGTGGCCTGATGCTGGTGTTGATGACCCTCACGCACATGCCCACGCGGTGGGCGGACGCGCTGGGCCAGCCGTTCGGCTTCGTCTCCGCGGCCGAGGGATTCGTGCTGCTGTCGGGCTACATGGCCGGCCTCGTCTACACGCAGCGCCAGCGCCGCGACGGCGACGAGATGATGCGCAAGGCCTTCCTGCAACGGGCAGTGAAGGTCTATGCCTGTCAGGTGGGACTGCTGCTCTTTCTGTTCACGGTGATCTCGGTGATCGGCGTCGCGGCGTCGCAGCCCGCCGTGACCGACCTGCTCAGCTTCTACCTCGACGAACCGGCGAAGGCGTTCCTGGCCGGCCTTGCCCTTGTCTACAACCCGCCGCTGCTCGACATCCTGCCGCTGTACGTCCTGTTCCTGGTGCTGAGTCCCCTGCTGCTGCTGCACGGTGCCCACGACCACTGGGGAGCGATCCTCGTGGGAAGCGTGGCGCTGTGGGCGGGAGCCCAGTTCGGGCTCGGTGACCTGCTTTATCGGCTCATCGCCCCTGCCACCCAGGTGCCGGTGGAGCAGACGGGTTCATTCTCGGTGCTCGCATGGCAGGTCCTCTGGGTGGTCGGGCTCTGGATGGGGGCGCGAGAAGCGAGCGGCAGGCCGCTCGTCCACCAATGGCCTCCCGTGCTCGTGACCGCGGCCCTGGTCTACGCACTCGTGTCCCTGGCGTGGCGGCACAGCGTCGGCCAGGTGCCGACCCAGCCTTGGGCGGTGACGCTGTTCGACAAATGGCATCTGGGTCCGGCCCGGCTGCTCAATGTGATTGCGATGCTGCTGCTGGTGCTGCGCTTCGGTCCTCGCCTGTCGGCGCGACTGGGCGGCATGCGCGTGCTCGAGACCCTGGGCGCAGCGTCCTTGCCGGTGTTCTGCGCACACCTGGTGCTGGCGCTGCTCGCGCTGGCCCTCGTCGGTGCCCCGACGGCAAGCCGACCGTGGACCGTCGACGCGGCCATCCTCCTGAGCACCTTCACTGCGCTGTATGCCGTGGCCTGCGTCGCGCTGGACCTCGACAGGCGAGCCGCTAGCGCGCGGCGGCGGTGGTCTGCACGGCAGGCGAGCCGGCAGCCGGCGACGCGTTCAGGTGTTCGGCGATGA
- a CDS encoding GDSL-type esterase/lipase family protein: MAKKLRRVVAGLAGSGLLAGTLMAHGQGTAPVTTPHKPRSEREHQRLAKWQETLDAFAASDRLRSPRPGGVLFVGSSSIRLWDGLEKEFDASLGIIKRGFGGSSLADCVELADRLVLPYKPRRVVVYAGDNDLAEGASPEEVLGRFVRFVERVRGELPGTQVSYLSIKPSPARHALQARAAAANALIERYAQTNGVDYIDVYSRMLDADGRPRDELFIADKLHLNAAGYALWHSVIAEHLNASPAAGSPAVQTTAAAR; encoded by the coding sequence ATGGCCAAGAAGCTTCGTCGTGTCGTGGCCGGCCTCGCAGGCAGCGGGCTGCTGGCGGGGACCCTCATGGCCCACGGGCAGGGGACCGCACCCGTGACCACCCCACACAAGCCCCGCTCCGAGCGTGAGCATCAGCGCCTGGCGAAGTGGCAGGAAACGCTGGATGCTTTCGCGGCGTCCGACCGGCTGCGCTCGCCGCGTCCGGGCGGGGTGCTCTTCGTCGGCAGCTCGTCCATCCGCTTGTGGGACGGCCTGGAGAAGGAGTTCGACGCTTCCCTGGGCATCATCAAGCGCGGATTCGGGGGCTCCAGCCTTGCGGATTGCGTCGAGCTTGCGGACCGCCTCGTGCTGCCCTACAAACCTCGGCGGGTGGTGGTCTACGCCGGTGACAACGACCTCGCCGAGGGGGCGTCGCCCGAGGAGGTGCTCGGACGCTTCGTGCGCTTCGTGGAGCGCGTGCGTGGCGAGTTGCCCGGCACGCAGGTGTCGTACCTTTCGATCAAGCCGAGCCCCGCCCGGCACGCCCTGCAGGCACGGGCTGCAGCCGCCAATGCCCTGATCGAGCGCTATGCGCAGACGAATGGAGTCGACTACATCGACGTGTATTCACGCATGCTCGACGCTGACGGTCGGCCGCGCGACGAGCTCTTCATCGCCGACAAGCTGCACCTCAACGCGGCCGGCTATGCACTCTGGCACAGCGTCATCGCCGAACACCTGAACGCGTCGCCGGCTGCCGGCTCGCCTGCCGTGCAGACCACCGCCGCCGCGCGCTAG
- a CDS encoding SDR family oxidoreductase, with translation MPNEQAPAASRVAIVTGSSSGIGLAIAERLLADGWRVRGFDVAPAHLAHAAFEAVKVDLVDGAATEAAARAARDATALVHAAGVLRVGTLGALQPRDAELMWRLHVEALTRIADAVVPAMAERGEGRVVLIGSRVAQGKAGRSLYAATKAALVALARSWAAEVVANGVTVNVVSPAATQTAMLDDPARRAETPQLPPLGRLIRPDEVAALVSYLLSPAAAAITGQDIQICGGASLAR, from the coding sequence GTGCCGAATGAGCAGGCGCCGGCCGCGTCGCGCGTGGCCATCGTCACCGGCAGCAGCTCGGGCATCGGCCTGGCCATCGCCGAGCGACTGCTGGCCGACGGCTGGCGCGTGCGCGGCTTCGACGTGGCGCCGGCGCACCTCGCGCATGCGGCCTTCGAGGCCGTCAAGGTCGACCTGGTCGACGGTGCGGCCACCGAAGCGGCCGCGCGCGCGGCCCGCGACGCGACGGCCCTCGTGCACGCGGCCGGCGTGCTGCGTGTCGGCACGCTGGGTGCCTTGCAGCCGCGCGACGCCGAGCTCATGTGGCGGCTGCACGTCGAGGCGCTGACGCGCATCGCCGATGCCGTCGTGCCGGCCATGGCCGAACGCGGCGAAGGCCGCGTCGTGCTGATCGGCAGCCGGGTCGCGCAAGGCAAGGCCGGACGCAGCCTCTACGCCGCGACCAAGGCAGCCCTGGTGGCGCTGGCGCGCAGCTGGGCCGCCGAAGTGGTGGCGAACGGGGTGACCGTCAACGTCGTCTCGCCGGCGGCCACGCAGACCGCCATGCTCGACGACCCGGCGCGCCGCGCCGAGACCCCGCAGCTGCCGCCGCTCGGCCGCCTGATCCGGCCGGACGAAGTGGCGGCGCTGGTGAGCTACCTGCTGTCGCCCGCGGCGGCGGCCATCACCGGACAAGACATCCAGATTTGTGGCGGCGCCTCGCTGGCCCGCTGA
- a CDS encoding LysR family transcriptional regulator has protein sequence MNLSWLDDFLALASSGNFSRAAEERHMTQPAFSRRIRALEEWLGVVLFDRSSHPAVLTETGEWFRSVAQEILTRVARVPDEARAVADASSATLRLASTHALSFTFLPGWLRSLESRTTVGPVQLVSDVLQQCESLMLQGRVQFLLCHWHELVPGRLDPAGHRSVKVGGDSLIPVSAPGNDGRARHVLSSSAGGRVPVLAYSTESGIGRLVRALRGTALEQANVEQVFTAHLASVLKTMALDGRGVAWLPLSLIGDELAGRRLVEAGGAEWKVEVEVRLFRSQAALPRAAEAFWQAATHAAQ, from the coding sequence ATGAACCTGTCCTGGCTAGACGACTTCCTCGCCCTGGCCTCGAGCGGCAACTTCTCGCGAGCCGCCGAGGAGCGCCACATGACGCAGCCGGCCTTCAGCCGGCGCATCCGCGCGCTCGAGGAATGGCTGGGCGTGGTGCTGTTCGACCGCAGCTCGCATCCGGCCGTGCTCACCGAGACCGGCGAGTGGTTTCGCTCGGTGGCGCAGGAAATCCTGACACGCGTCGCACGTGTGCCCGATGAAGCGCGCGCCGTGGCCGACGCCAGCTCCGCGACCTTGCGGCTGGCGTCGACGCACGCGCTGTCCTTCACCTTCCTGCCGGGCTGGCTGCGCAGCCTGGAGTCGCGCACGACGGTCGGGCCGGTGCAGCTCGTCTCCGACGTGCTGCAGCAGTGCGAGTCGCTGATGCTGCAGGGCAGGGTGCAGTTCCTGCTGTGCCATTGGCACGAGCTGGTGCCGGGAAGGTTGGATCCGGCCGGTCACCGCTCGGTGAAGGTCGGCGGCGATTCACTGATCCCGGTGTCCGCCCCCGGCAACGACGGGCGAGCGCGCCATGTGCTGTCGTCGAGCGCCGGGGGCCGCGTGCCGGTGCTGGCCTACAGCACCGAGTCGGGCATCGGGCGCCTGGTTCGCGCGCTTCGGGGCACGGCCCTCGAGCAGGCAAATGTCGAGCAGGTGTTCACCGCGCACCTCGCCTCCGTGCTCAAGACCATGGCCCTCGACGGTCGCGGCGTGGCATGGCTGCCGCTCAGCCTCATCGGCGACGAGCTGGCCGGCAGGCGCCTGGTCGAAGCCGGGGGTGCCGAGTGGAAGGTCGAGGTCGAGGTCCGACTGTTCCGCAGCCAGGCCGCACTGCCGCGCGCGGCCGAGGCGTTCTGGCAGGCAGCGACCCACGCGGCGCAATGA